In Helicobacter bilis, a genomic segment contains:
- a CDS encoding YceI family protein has product MRKIVLSAIVASSLAIVGMQAAPYKIDVSHSAINFKIGHMVVANVNGNFAKFSGNVDIDPKTKTLTKLDGEIDITSINTRDEERDGHLLGDAYFDAGTYPKGTLKATKITKAKNGIRVEADLTLRGVTKKVIFTGELKGPAQHPMLKKEIFGLTLQATINRKDFNIGKDTSGATMGESVDISINLELHPQ; this is encoded by the coding sequence ATGAGAAAAATTGTGCTTAGTGCTATTGTGGCAAGTTCGTTGGCTATTGTTGGTATGCAGGCTGCACCATATAAGATTGATGTAAGTCATTCAGCGATTAACTTTAAGATTGGACACATGGTTGTGGCAAATGTGAATGGGAATTTTGCGAAATTTAGCGGCAATGTGGATATTGATCCAAAGACAAAAACGCTAACAAAGCTTGATGGAGAAATCGACATTACTTCTATCAACACAAGAGATGAGGAAAGAGATGGGCATTTACTAGGTGATGCTTACTTTGATGCAGGGACATATCCAAAAGGCACACTTAAAGCGACAAAAATCACAAAAGCTAAAAATGGCATTCGTGTTGAGGCAGATTTGACACTTCGAGGTGTAACAAAAAAGGTAATTTTCACAGGTGAGCTAAAAGGACCAGCACAGCATCCTATGCTTAAAAAAGAGATTTTTGGGCTTACCCTGCAGGCTACAATTAATCGCAAGGATTTTAATATCGGCAAAGATACTTCAGGTGCTACAATGGGTGAGAGTGTAGATATTTCTATCAACTTAGAGCTTCATCCGCAATAA
- a CDS encoding TonB-dependent receptor, protein MFSYTYVYKKDNKENAFFTQFNPKAITAKNNDDTPFFSYSSRLDVTQAGFAKEYFIKKRFNKKSLYISIFCAYTLLFMESLFADSLDITDNTTSKDSNTKHYQAKAATVTATRIPTTITEAPGNVSIIDKESIKMRPNSKISDTLRGIEGLRQSKSRGMDTFDGVTIRGVSSGAMIMLDGVILNDMDNNTKMITAMNADDLEQVEVIRGPFSNLYGSGALSGAINFVTAMPNKFELRANIGYGNPFVPNTAQENLVRGYLSIGDTFFDNKLKLKASYGFTTTDGYAADSAWVYKGDTILNNGVTGGIPSKNPQGTDIVIIGDMGKQKYQTHDLKFKAQYDLTESITLDSGLMFNYYGYTHEDHTTFLRKNGEEYWGDNSNTCNNCGGNRPMPMYAGRGIGQERFAQNIFYVGYKQYFDDILLSARYSRIDGWRDFNNPDGGASGETNANTTLTGGPGSQTKDRFQTNNLDIFTNIPIFDVGQNLLIGFQARQLSMDESVFNLNDWTNYSSNGSNYVNTKENKGGKSLMSGVFIELRSEWNKYLSTTLGLRYDYWLGYDYYTKTNSQVTNNSKHKISPKATLNYYINDTSTLKASIGQGFRAPTLSQMFSTYKTNNGITTIGNPNLKPESATSFDIGFEQKLSFSQYQGLVKAYYFNTFMSDVIYNHLEGNTNYLKNGGLALINGLELSYKQNLPYNLSLLFTYTFTNSDMLRNPADKSIEGKKLTGIPEHLGYAQIAYDDSVFFGSFGIEMMSKPFSRADNKDTIGGVYSATDGYVLGDVRVGYRFLKHYEVAFNATNIFNQKYFSYYRAPGAAFFIQAGATF, encoded by the coding sequence ATGTTTTCTTACACCTATGTATATAAAAAAGATAACAAAGAAAATGCTTTTTTTACGCAGTTTAACCCTAAAGCTATCACAGCAAAAAATAATGATGATACACCATTTTTCTCATATTCTTCAAGGCTAGATGTTACTCAAGCAGGTTTTGCTAAAGAATATTTTATTAAGAAGAGATTTAATAAAAAGTCTCTTTATATAAGTATATTTTGTGCCTATACCCTACTTTTTATGGAATCTTTATTTGCAGATAGCCTAGATATTACGGATAATACGACTTCAAAAGATTCTAACACAAAGCATTATCAAGCAAAAGCGGCAACCGTTACTGCAACAAGAATCCCAACGACAATCACTGAAGCCCCCGGCAATGTCAGCATAATAGATAAGGAATCTATAAAAATGCGACCAAATAGTAAGATTAGCGACACTTTGCGTGGTATAGAGGGCTTGCGTCAAAGCAAAAGTCGCGGCATGGATACATTTGATGGGGTTACTATTCGGGGCGTTAGTAGTGGGGCTATGATTATGCTTGATGGTGTGATTCTAAATGATATGGATAATAATACAAAAATGATAACCGCGATGAATGCCGATGATTTAGAGCAAGTGGAAGTGATACGCGGTCCATTCTCAAATCTCTATGGTAGCGGGGCGTTGAGTGGGGCTATAAACTTTGTTACCGCTATGCCTAATAAGTTTGAATTGAGGGCAAACATAGGCTATGGGAATCCTTTCGTGCCAAATACCGCACAAGAAAATCTCGTGCGTGGGTATCTCTCAATCGGTGATACCTTTTTTGATAATAAGCTAAAGCTTAAAGCAAGCTATGGCTTCACCACCACAGATGGCTACGCAGCAGATAGTGCGTGGGTGTATAAAGGCGATACCATTCTTAATAATGGCGTAACAGGTGGCATACCAAGTAAGAATCCACAAGGCACAGACATTGTAATAATAGGGGATATGGGAAAACAAAAGTATCAAACACATGACTTGAAATTTAAAGCACAATATGATTTGACAGAATCTATTACGCTAGATTCTGGACTTATGTTTAACTACTATGGCTATACACATGAAGACCATACGACTTTCTTGCGTAAGAATGGAGAAGAATATTGGGGAGATAATAGCAATACTTGTAATAATTGCGGTGGAAATCGTCCCATGCCTATGTATGCTGGACGCGGCATAGGGCAAGAGAGATTTGCTCAAAATATCTTTTATGTAGGATATAAGCAATACTTTGATGATATATTGCTTAGTGCTAGATACTCACGCATTGATGGCTGGAGAGATTTTAATAATCCAGATGGTGGGGCAAGTGGTGAAACAAATGCAAATACTACACTTACAGGCGGACCCGGTTCACAAACTAAAGATAGATTCCAAACGAATAATTTAGATATTTTTACAAATATCCCTATCTTTGATGTAGGACAGAATTTGCTGATAGGATTCCAAGCAAGGCAGCTAAGTATGGACGAGTCTGTCTTTAACCTTAATGATTGGACAAATTATTCTAGCAATGGCAGCAACTATGTCAATACCAAAGAGAACAAAGGTGGCAAAAGCCTTATGAGTGGTGTTTTTATAGAACTTAGAAGCGAGTGGAATAAATATTTAAGCACGACTTTGGGCTTACGATATGACTACTGGCTAGGGTATGACTACTATACAAAAACTAACTCGCAAGTAACAAACAACTCAAAGCATAAGATTTCTCCAAAAGCAACACTTAATTACTACATAAATGATACAAGCACACTAAAAGCATCAATTGGACAGGGATTTCGCGCACCAACGCTTAGTCAAATGTTTAGCACATACAAAACAAATAATGGTATCACAACCATTGGGAATCCAAACCTAAAACCAGAGAGTGCCACAAGCTTTGATATAGGCTTTGAACAAAAGCTTAGTTTTTCTCAATATCAGGGCTTAGTAAAAGCATATTATTTTAATACTTTTATGAGTGATGTTATCTATAATCATTTAGAAGGTAATACTAATTACTTAAAAAATGGTGGATTAGCCCTTATCAATGGCTTAGAGCTATCCTACAAACAGAATCTCCCTTATAATCTCTCACTACTTTTCACCTACACCTTTACAAATTCAGACATGCTAAGAAATCCAGCGGATAAAAGCATAGAAGGTAAAAAACTCACAGGCATACCAGAGCATTTGGGTTACGCACAGATTGCCTATGATGATTCTGTATTTTTTGGAAGTTTTGGTATTGAAATGATGAGTAAGCCTTTTAGCAGAGCGGATAATAAGGATACAATCGGTGGTGTATATAGTGCGACTGATGGCTATGTGCTGGGTGATGTGAGAGTTGGCTATAGATTCTTAAAGCATTATGAAGTAGCCTTTAATGCGACAAATATTTTTAATCAAAAATATTTTAGCTATTATAGAGCCCCCGGTGCTGCATTCTTTATACAGGCTGGTGCTACTTTTTAA
- the recO gene encoding recombination protein RecO, translating into MQGFILKITKSIREDVIVKVLTQGHYHTLYRFYGARHNILYTGRKIDFEIEYQGVHIPKLRNLTHLPKPYEVELDKVYVWQQFCALLDKHLHEAKQIESFYFELMEHSVTLLHRQNARRLICSMYASLLEFEGRLYREDSCFACGALLHEFVALTRGFLFACPSCVTSPIIMQKQLMLDFYETKSLINIDDINCDRIYEVVLQGL; encoded by the coding sequence ATGCAAGGCTTTATCCTTAAAATCACAAAAAGCATTAGAGAAGATGTGATTGTAAAAGTGCTGACACAAGGGCATTATCACACACTTTATAGATTCTATGGAGCAAGGCATAATATCCTTTATACAGGGCGAAAAATCGATTTTGAGATAGAGTATCAAGGGGTGCATATACCAAAGCTACGAAACTTAACGCATTTGCCAAAGCCCTATGAAGTTGAGTTAGATAAGGTGTATGTATGGCAGCAGTTTTGTGCCTTGCTTGATAAGCATTTACATGAAGCAAAGCAGATAGAATCTTTTTATTTTGAGTTAATGGAGCATAGCGTTACTTTATTACACAGACAAAATGCAAGGCGACTTATTTGCAGTATGTATGCGAGTTTGCTTGAGTTTGAGGGCAGACTTTACAGAGAGGATAGTTGCTTTGCGTGTGGGGCTTTGCTGCATGAGTTTGTAGCTCTTACGCGTGGATTTCTCTTTGCATGTCCTAGCTGTGTTACAAGTCCCATTATTATGCAAAAACAGCTTATGCTTGATTTCTATGAGACAAAGAGTCTTATCAATATCGATGATATAAACTGCGATAGAATCTATGAGGTTGTATTGCAGGGGTTGTAA
- a CDS encoding triose-phosphate isomerase → MKTIAANLKANHTPQSTLAYLSLLQTELQSLQNAKKHNIIVFPNQASLTDNIYTHFEIGAQNAYPIQNGAFTGEIGQEVLNALKIKHIMLGHSERRQILGENNAKIKEKFEFFMQENMRIMLCIGEDSGVPCVRDFLESQLQHIDLSYPLLTIAYEPIWAIGSGKTPSLKEIANIMQILKDLGVKKALYGGSVNKDNITSICSISDGVLIGGASLCAKNFSQMIALVE, encoded by the coding sequence ATGAAAACAATCGCCGCAAATCTCAAGGCAAATCACACTCCACAAAGCACATTAGCATATTTATCTCTTTTGCAAACAGAACTCCAATCTTTGCAAAATGCCAAAAAACACAATATTATCGTGTTTCCAAATCAAGCAAGCCTAACAGATAATATATACACGCATTTTGAGATTGGCGCACAGAATGCTTATCCTATTCAAAATGGTGCTTTTACGGGTGAGATAGGACAAGAGGTACTTAATGCCTTAAAGATTAAGCATATTATGTTGGGGCATAGTGAGAGACGGCAAATTTTAGGCGAGAATAATGCTAAGATAAAAGAAAAGTTTGAGTTTTTCATGCAGGAAAATATGCGTATTATGCTATGTATTGGGGAGGATTCTGGTGTGCCTTGTGTTAGGGATTTTTTAGAATCTCAACTACAACATATTGACCTATCCTATCCGCTATTAACGATAGCCTATGAACCTATTTGGGCAATAGGCAGCGGAAAAACGCCAAGTCTTAAAGAGATTGCAAATATTATGCAGATATTAAAGGATTTAGGTGTTAAAAAAGCATTATATGGGGGCAGTGTGAATAAGGATAATATCACTAGTATTTGCTCTATTTCTGATGGTGTATTAATAGGCGGTGCAAGTCTTTGTGCCAAAAACTTTTCGCAAATGATTGCTTTGGTGGAGTAG
- a CDS encoding tetratricopeptide repeat protein translates to MRLYILFFMLFYLCYAKDSKNELSESERKNAIVACANSHLESCEKLLNDNLPDIRTCNVRTECEFSGWLYIQVQEYTQSLPYLKKACDNNHKEGCDKLGFSYQRLNNYRKAKKYYKIACNKGSMSGCYNLAMLYYDGLGVRHSYEMANTLFEKICDNREGLGCLQLGIAYKEGLGVIQNQDKAKMYFEKGCSLSNNESCNFLDEYQSDMREEYNEEEGSNKNKSDESIE, encoded by the coding sequence ATGCGATTATACATTCTATTTTTTATGCTTTTTTATCTATGCTATGCAAAAGATTCTAAAAATGAGTTAAGTGAGAGTGAGAGAAAAAATGCCATTGTAGCTTGTGCGAACTCGCATTTAGAATCTTGTGAAAAGCTTTTAAATGATAATCTACCAGACATACGCACTTGCAATGTCCGCACAGAATGTGAATTTAGCGGGTGGCTCTACATTCAAGTGCAAGAATACACACAATCACTCCCCTATCTCAAAAAAGCATGTGATAATAATCATAAAGAAGGCTGTGATAAACTAGGCTTTAGCTATCAGCGACTAAATAATTATAGAAAAGCAAAAAAATACTATAAAATCGCTTGTAATAAAGGCAGCATGAGTGGCTGCTATAATCTTGCTATGCTTTATTATGATGGCTTAGGTGTGAGACATAGCTATGAAATGGCAAATACACTTTTTGAAAAAATCTGTGATAACAGAGAAGGGCTTGGCTGTCTGCAACTTGGCATAGCCTATAAAGAGGGCTTAGGCGTGATACAAAATCAAGATAAGGCAAAAATGTATTTTGAAAAAGGGTGTTCTTTGAGTAATAATGAATCTTGCAATTTTCTTGATGAATATCAAAGTGATATGCGGGAAGAATATAATGAAGAAGAAGGTAGTAATAAAAACAAGAGTGATGAGAGTATAGAATAG
- a CDS encoding CoA-binding protein — MDNKTTHLSDEIKREILQNAKTIMIVGLSPDTSKPSYHVASFLLEKGYDIIPIYPKGGEILGKKAFTSLKEAFIDISKKGVKCDIIDIFRKSEALPLVVSEICEIWGLESSIKDSCARESEIARDLDSNYNDQHSVVKLGKLDSINFAPQSPAPTQMVENLDSNSHHIKHSEISNTESKKDFSPMAQNDKILESFNTNNPCIWVQLGLQNAEAAKIAKQHGMLYEEDSCIKLEYMRIFSK; from the coding sequence ATGGACAATAAAACTACGCATTTAAGCGATGAGATAAAAAGAGAGATTCTGCAAAATGCTAAAACCATAATGATAGTAGGCTTAAGCCCAGATACAAGTAAGCCAAGCTATCATGTCGCCTCATTTCTCTTAGAAAAGGGCTATGATATAATTCCAATTTACCCAAAAGGTGGCGAGATTTTAGGCAAAAAGGCTTTCACTTCGCTTAAAGAAGCATTCATAGATATATCTAAAAAAGGTGTGAAATGCGATATTATCGACATTTTTAGAAAAAGCGAGGCATTACCTTTGGTTGTAAGTGAGATTTGTGAAATATGGGGATTAGAATCTAGTATAAAAGATTCTTGTGCTAGAGAAAGTGAAATAGCTAGAGATTTAGATTCTAATTATAACGATCAGCATTCAGTCGTTAAACTAGGGAAACTAGATTCTATAAATTTTGCACCCCAAAGCCCTGCACCCACCCAAATGGTAGAGAATCTAGACTCTAATAGTCATCATATTAAGCATAGTGAAATATCTAATACAGAATCTAAAAAAGATTTTTCGCCTATGGCTCAAAATGACAAGATTCTAGAATCCTTTAATACAAATAACCCTTGTATATGGGTGCAACTTGGATTACAAAATGCAGAAGCAGCTAAAATTGCAAAGCAACATGGAATGCTTTATGAAGAAGATAGCTGCATTAAACTAGAATATATGAGAATCTTTAGTAAATAA
- the ubiE gene encoding bifunctional demethylmenaquinone methyltransferase/2-methoxy-6-polyprenyl-1,4-benzoquinol methylase UbiE: protein MNNKQELNIKQDSKQDEIINMFNDIAKTYDTTNRVMSMGIDISWRKEACKEAFQILNKQKLDIADIACGTGDMMLHWEQSSKDLGIEIASIEGIDPSSGMLDQAREKIPHGVFKVAQANNLPLESCSKDIISIAYGLRNVVEREAALKEFYRVLRPNGVLVILEFTTPNKHNVFSKLMQFYTKNILPIVGGLISRNFKAYRYLPDSIDSFITRESLEAELLACGMPTIFAKSYSANVSSLLIAQKQE, encoded by the coding sequence ATGAATAATAAACAAGAACTCAATATAAAACAAGATTCAAAGCAAGATGAAATAATAAATATGTTTAATGACATTGCAAAAACCTATGATACAACAAATCGTGTTATGAGTATGGGGATTGATATAAGTTGGCGTAAAGAGGCGTGTAAAGAAGCTTTTCAAATCCTTAATAAACAAAAATTAGACATTGCAGATATTGCTTGTGGCACGGGCGATATGATGCTGCATTGGGAGCAATCTAGCAAGGATTTAGGCATAGAGATAGCAAGTATTGAGGGCATTGATCCATCAAGTGGTATGCTAGACCAAGCTAGAGAAAAGATCCCGCATGGAGTGTTTAAAGTCGCACAAGCAAATAATCTGCCCTTAGAATCTTGTAGCAAAGATATTATATCCATTGCCTATGGTTTGCGTAATGTCGTGGAGAGAGAAGCAGCATTAAAGGAATTTTACAGAGTGTTGCGTCCAAATGGTGTGCTTGTGATTTTAGAATTTACCACGCCAAATAAACATAATGTATTCTCAAAACTCATGCAATTTTATACAAAAAATATTTTGCCAATTGTAGGTGGGCTTATCTCTCGTAATTTTAAGGCGTATCGTTATTTGCCAGATTCTATTGATAGCTTTATTACTCGTGAGAGTTTAGAAGCTGAGCTTTTAGCGTGTGGTATGCCAACAATTTTTGCAAAAAGCTATAGTGCTAATGTCTCATCTCTACTCATAGCACAAAAGCAAGAGTAA
- the ffh gene encoding signal recognition particle protein, with protein MFETLSNGFRGAINKIRFSDDEKALDKALDELKKALLKNDVYHKTTKEILQKTKDKTKANGIGRDSFLNALSQSLLEILEVSGVYGFTYAQKPPTNILMSGLQGSGKTTTCAKLANYLKARNKKVLLVPCDLQRLAAVTQLKTLGEQIETEVFHSESNSPVSVAKEAMKYAQDGLFDVVIYDTAGRLAIDESLMSELAEIKKAINPHDTFYVADSLSGQDGVRTAQTFHEKIGISGVILSKFDSDSKGGIALSIAYQIGIPLRFMGMGEKIADLDLFMPDRIVSRLMGAGDLTSLAEKTASVINPKEAKDIHKKIKKGTFTFTDFLNQIENVKKMGSVSSLMSMIPGMGNMAKSLKDVDLDNSEEIKIIRAMVNSMTQKERENPDLLNGSRRKRIALGSGLQVSDINRVLKQFDQASKFAKKLSQKGGIQSLLGMLSQNQIPR; from the coding sequence ATGTTTGAGACTTTGAGCAATGGCTTTCGTGGGGCGATTAATAAGATTAGATTCAGTGATGATGAAAAAGCACTCGATAAAGCCCTAGATGAATTAAAAAAAGCTCTATTAAAAAATGATGTATATCATAAAACAACTAAAGAGATTCTGCAAAAAACAAAGGATAAAACAAAGGCAAATGGCATAGGTAGGGATAGCTTTTTAAACGCACTTAGTCAGTCTCTTTTAGAGATTTTGGAAGTGAGTGGAGTTTATGGCTTTACTTACGCACAAAAGCCGCCGACAAATATCCTTATGAGTGGTTTGCAAGGTAGTGGTAAGACAACGACTTGTGCAAAACTTGCAAACTATCTAAAAGCACGAAATAAGAAGGTTTTGCTTGTGCCTTGTGATTTGCAGAGATTAGCCGCCGTTACGCAGTTAAAGACATTGGGAGAACAGATTGAGACAGAGGTGTTTCACTCAGAATCTAATAGTCCTGTTAGTGTGGCAAAAGAGGCGATGAAATACGCACAAGATGGGCTATTTGATGTTGTGATTTATGATACGGCGGGGCGATTAGCAATTGATGAGTCTTTAATGAGTGAATTAGCCGAGATTAAAAAAGCGATAAATCCGCATGATACTTTCTATGTTGCAGATTCTCTAAGTGGGCAAGATGGTGTGAGAACAGCACAAACTTTCCATGAAAAGATAGGTATTAGCGGTGTGATTTTAAGCAAGTTTGATAGTGATTCAAAAGGTGGTATAGCTCTCTCCATTGCGTATCAAATCGGCATTCCCTTGCGTTTTATGGGTATGGGAGAAAAGATTGCCGACCTTGATTTATTTATGCCAGATAGGATTGTATCAAGGCTTATGGGTGCAGGGGATTTAACGAGTCTTGCGGAAAAAACAGCAAGTGTTATCAATCCAAAAGAAGCAAAAGATATTCATAAAAAGATTAAAAAGGGGACTTTTACTTTTACAGATTTTCTCAATCAAATTGAAAATGTCAAAAAGATGGGGTCAGTAAGCTCTCTCATGTCTATGATTCCGGGTATGGGTAATATGGCAAAATCACTCAAAGATGTGGATTTGGATAACTCTGAAGAGATTAAAATAATCCGCGCAATGGTAAATTCCATGACGCAAAAAGAAAGAGAAAACCCAGACCTTTTAAATGGCTCAAGACGAAAGCGTATAGCACTTGGCAGTGGATTGCAAGTAAGCGATATTAATCGTGTATTAAAGCAATTTGACCAAGCAAGTAAATTTGCAAAGAAACTTAGCCAAAAAGGCGGAATACAAAGCCTTTTAGGTATGCTTTCACAAAATCAAATACCGCGTTAG